One Methylomonas sp. LL1 DNA window includes the following coding sequences:
- a CDS encoding DegT/DnrJ/EryC1/StrS family aminotransferase: protein MIPMVNLKAQYAEIQDEIVSGFADTLDNCAFILGPNVQAFEKEAADYLGVKHAIGCASGTDALHLALLAEGIGPGDEVITSAFTFIATAEAIKYVGATPVFVDIDPGTFNITPENIVKAINAKTKAVMPVHLFGQPADLPAIKAICQNHGLKLIEDCAQSFGATVSNQQTGSFGDAAGFSFFPSKNLGCFGDGGLVTTNSDETAAKIKQYRNHGSDVRYYHDVIGYNSRLDELQAVVLRAKLKRIDQYNASRRHAAHLYSELMADLPLTTPYEDGVGVHVYHQYTLLCDRRDEVMKALQDNQIACAVYYPVPLHRQNVFKETCAGLSLPVTESVAECCFSLPICSNLSDETVKRIVGVIRGVLAA, encoded by the coding sequence ATGATCCCCATGGTTAATCTGAAGGCGCAATACGCCGAAATTCAAGATGAAATCGTTAGCGGCTTTGCCGACACACTGGACAATTGCGCCTTTATCCTGGGGCCGAATGTGCAGGCTTTCGAAAAGGAAGCCGCCGACTATCTGGGCGTCAAACACGCCATCGGCTGCGCTTCCGGCACCGATGCGCTGCATCTGGCGCTGCTGGCGGAAGGCATAGGCCCCGGCGACGAAGTTATCACCAGCGCTTTTACCTTTATCGCCACCGCCGAGGCCATCAAATACGTCGGCGCGACGCCGGTGTTTGTCGATATCGATCCGGGTACCTTCAATATTACGCCGGAAAACATCGTCAAGGCCATTAACGCCAAAACCAAGGCGGTGATGCCGGTACACTTATTCGGCCAGCCGGCCGATCTGCCAGCGATTAAAGCCATTTGCCAAAATCACGGTCTGAAACTGATCGAGGATTGCGCCCAATCTTTTGGCGCCACCGTCAGCAATCAGCAAACCGGTAGTTTCGGCGATGCGGCCGGATTCAGCTTTTTCCCCAGCAAGAATCTAGGTTGTTTCGGCGACGGTGGCCTCGTGACCACCAATAGCGACGAAACCGCGGCCAAGATCAAGCAATACCGCAACCATGGTTCGGATGTGCGTTATTACCATGACGTAATCGGCTACAACAGCCGTCTCGACGAATTGCAGGCGGTGGTGTTGCGCGCCAAGCTGAAACGCATCGACCAATACAATGCCTCGCGCCGGCATGCCGCCCACCTGTACTCCGAATTGATGGCCGATTTGCCGTTGACCACGCCTTATGAAGACGGTGTTGGCGTGCATGTCTACCATCAATACACCTTATTGTGCGATCGGCGCGACGAGGTGATGAAAGCCCTGCAGGACAATCAAATCGCCTGCGCGGTGTATTATCCGGTACCGCTGCATCGGCAAAACGTGTTCAAGGAAACCTGTGCCGGTTTGTCGCTGCCCGTCACCGAATCGGTGGCGGAATGCTGTTTCTCGTTGCCGATTTGTTCCAATTTGAGCGATGAAACCGTTAAACGGATTGTTGGCGTGATCCGTGGCGTTTTGGCGGCTTAA
- a CDS encoding Gfo/Idh/MocA family protein produces MSKLKCAVIGAGYLGKFHAEKYASLKDCELVAVVDINPDAAAQVAQLYGAEAMTDYQPLLGQVDAVSVVVPTSLHHRVSRDFLNAGTHVLVEKPITVTVEEADDLIAIAREKNVTLQVGHLERFNPAVRGLEKMEDKPLFIESHRLSPFNPRANDVSVVLDLMIHDIDIILALVDSEVEKIDASGTAVLTQGTDIANARITFKNGCVANVTASRISMKMERKMRMFRPCSYISVDFQNRVLVKHRTGEKEMFPGIPEIVTEESVFESGDALFEEIKHFVNCIKTGENPLVPGEAGRKALATAIEITKFLKHG; encoded by the coding sequence ATGAGTAAACTGAAATGTGCTGTTATCGGTGCAGGCTATTTGGGAAAATTTCATGCGGAGAAATATGCTTCATTAAAAGATTGTGAATTAGTCGCCGTGGTCGACATCAATCCCGATGCTGCGGCGCAGGTGGCGCAGTTGTATGGCGCGGAAGCCATGACCGATTATCAGCCCTTACTGGGACAGGTCGATGCCGTCAGCGTGGTGGTGCCTACCAGTCTTCACCACCGCGTTTCACGCGATTTTCTGAATGCCGGCACTCATGTTTTAGTCGAGAAACCAATTACCGTTACCGTCGAGGAAGCCGACGATCTGATCGCGATTGCCAGGGAAAAAAATGTGACTTTGCAGGTCGGCCATTTGGAGCGCTTTAATCCGGCGGTCCGGGGCCTGGAAAAAATGGAAGACAAGCCGCTGTTCATCGAATCGCACCGCTTGTCGCCGTTTAACCCCCGCGCCAACGACGTCAGCGTGGTGTTGGATTTGATGATCCACGATATCGACATCATTCTGGCCTTGGTCGATTCCGAGGTGGAAAAAATCGATGCCAGCGGAACCGCGGTGCTGACCCAGGGTACCGACATCGCCAATGCCCGCATCACCTTTAAAAACGGCTGCGTCGCCAATGTTACCGCCAGCCGGATCAGCATGAAAATGGAACGCAAGATGCGCATGTTCCGGCCCTGTTCCTATATTTCCGTCGATTTTCAGAACCGGGTGTTGGTCAAGCATAGAACCGGCGAGAAGGAAATGTTCCCCGGCATTCCCGAGATCGTTACCGAAGAATCGGTATTCGAGAGCGGTGATGCGCTGTTCGAGGAAATCAAACATTTTGTCAATTGCATCAAGACCGGCGAAAATCCGCTGGTACCGGGCGAGGCAGGGCGCAAGGCGCTGGCTACCGCCATCGAAATCACCAAATTCCTGAAACACGGTTAG
- a CDS encoding heavy metal translocating P-type ATPase, translating to MNSEQEINQEQETRLSILGMRCAGCIAAVETALQSVEGVSNVNVNFADHSAVVTGVADHELLKTALKQAGYDAAVMEGFEDPADEEKQEEERYLDLMRKAGVAGALGLPLMLGAHLDWFPLMGTAEGTGFWTNVALLTLVVMFYSGGHFFTSAIKLLRVKQANMDTLIALGTGSAWLYSSIVIDYSDQLPSLSNHAYFEASAVILAFINLGSALETRARGKTSAAIRALIGLQPRTARVVREGREIDVPIEEVGLGETLRVRPGEKIAVDGVLLEGHSTIDESMLTGESLPVEKLVGSTVAAGTINQNGSFLFSATRIGRDTALAQIIQSVRQAQSSKPALAKLADKIASIFVPAVVALSVFTFFIWLIFGPDPALGYAFVTSMTVLVIACPCALGLATPISVMVAVGRAAQMGVLIRKGEALQTAGKLTCLILDKTGTVTIGKPTLAHVAAFEGYSEEQVLQRAASLESGSEHPLAAAVLAAAEDQRLKLDKVRKFQSVAGHGITGRIADQHWLLGNAALMAENNVSIESHHDKMIELAALGQTPMLLAVDQAVVGIVSVADPIKADSAQAVQQLQRLGVRVLMVTGDNEITAKAIAAQAGISEIRAQVLPRDKAAVVKELQARGEIVGMVGDGINDAPALAQADVGFAIGTGTDVAIESADVVLLQGSLLKVAEAMALSKLTVTNIKQNLFGAFIYNTIGIPVAAGLLYPLFGLLLNPMIAGAAMAMSSVTVVSNANRLRWIKLDETE from the coding sequence ATGAATAGTGAGCAAGAGATTAATCAGGAACAAGAAACTCGGTTATCCATCTTGGGGATGCGTTGCGCGGGCTGTATCGCCGCCGTCGAAACCGCGTTGCAATCGGTCGAGGGGGTTAGCAATGTCAATGTCAATTTCGCCGACCATTCCGCCGTGGTGACCGGTGTCGCCGACCACGAGTTATTGAAGACCGCCTTGAAACAAGCCGGTTACGATGCGGCGGTGATGGAAGGCTTCGAGGATCCGGCCGACGAGGAAAAGCAGGAGGAGGAGCGCTACCTCGATCTGATGCGGAAAGCCGGGGTGGCCGGCGCGTTGGGTCTACCGCTGATGCTGGGCGCGCATCTGGATTGGTTTCCGCTGATGGGAACCGCCGAAGGCACCGGTTTTTGGACCAATGTAGCCTTGCTGACCTTGGTGGTGATGTTCTATTCCGGCGGGCATTTTTTCACCAGTGCGATCAAATTGTTGAGGGTCAAGCAGGCCAATATGGATACCTTGATTGCCCTGGGTACCGGTTCCGCCTGGCTGTATTCGTCGATTGTGATCGATTATTCCGACCAACTGCCGTCGTTGTCCAATCATGCTTATTTCGAAGCCTCGGCGGTGATCTTGGCGTTTATCAATTTAGGCAGTGCCTTGGAAACCCGCGCGCGCGGTAAAACCTCGGCCGCCATCCGGGCGCTGATCGGCTTGCAGCCGCGTACCGCGCGCGTGGTGCGCGAGGGCCGGGAAATCGACGTCCCTATCGAAGAAGTCGGGTTGGGCGAAACCTTGCGGGTCAGGCCCGGCGAAAAAATCGCGGTGGATGGTGTGTTGCTGGAAGGGCATTCGACCATCGACGAATCGATGTTGACCGGCGAATCCTTGCCGGTGGAAAAGCTGGTTGGTTCGACGGTGGCCGCCGGCACCATCAATCAAAACGGCAGTTTTTTGTTTAGCGCCACCCGTATCGGGCGCGATACCGCGTTGGCGCAGATTATTCAAAGCGTGCGGCAGGCGCAGAGCAGCAAGCCGGCCTTGGCCAAACTGGCCGATAAAATTGCCAGTATTTTCGTGCCGGCGGTGGTGGCTTTGTCGGTATTCACCTTTTTTATCTGGTTAATATTCGGGCCTGATCCGGCCCTGGGTTATGCGTTCGTCACTTCGATGACCGTGTTGGTGATTGCTTGTCCCTGTGCATTGGGACTGGCAACTCCGATTTCGGTGATGGTGGCGGTCGGACGCGCCGCGCAAATGGGGGTGTTGATCCGTAAGGGTGAAGCCCTGCAAACAGCCGGCAAGCTGACTTGCCTGATCCTGGATAAAACCGGTACCGTCACCATCGGTAAACCGACGCTGGCGCATGTGGCCGCGTTCGAAGGCTATAGTGAAGAACAAGTATTGCAACGCGCGGCCAGTCTGGAGTCGGGGTCCGAGCATCCCTTGGCGGCGGCGGTACTGGCGGCGGCGGAAGATCAACGGCTCAAACTCGACAAGGTCAGGAAATTTCAATCCGTGGCCGGACATGGTATTACCGGCCGGATTGCCGATCAGCATTGGCTGCTGGGCAATGCCGCGCTGATGGCCGAAAACAACGTTTCCATCGAATCTCACCACGATAAAATGATCGAATTGGCCGCGTTGGGACAAACGCCGATGCTGTTGGCGGTCGATCAGGCCGTGGTCGGTATCGTGTCGGTGGCCGATCCGATCAAGGCCGACTCGGCGCAAGCCGTGCAACAGTTACAGCGCCTCGGCGTGCGGGTATTGATGGTCACCGGCGACAACGAAATTACCGCGAAAGCGATTGCGGCTCAAGCCGGCATAAGCGAAATTCGGGCGCAAGTGTTGCCGCGGGATAAAGCCGCCGTGGTGAAAGAACTGCAGGCTCGGGGCGAAATCGTCGGCATGGTCGGCGATGGTATTAACGACGCGCCGGCTTTGGCCCAAGCCGATGTCGGTTTCGCAATCGGCACCGGTACCGATGTGGCGATAGAAAGCGCGGATGTGGTGTTGTTGCAAGGTTCTTTGCTGAAGGTGGCGGAAGCGATGGCGTTGTCCAAGTTGACGGTTACCAACATCAAGCAAAACCTGTTCGGTGCATTCATCTATAACACCATCGGTATTCCGGTGGCCGCCGGCTTGTTGTACCCGTTATTCGGTCTATTGTTGAATCCGATGATAGCCGGCGCGGCGATGGCGATGTCATCGGTGACCGTGGTCAGCAACGCCAATCGTTTGCGCTGGATCAAACTCGACGAAACCGAGTAG
- a CDS encoding heavy-metal-associated domain-containing protein, with protein sequence MSETVSINVSGMKCGGCENTVNTAVSAIDGVVSVKASHQDKRVDVEYDPDKTDLDEIEDAIIDAGFSVE encoded by the coding sequence ATGTCCGAAACTGTATCAATCAACGTAAGCGGCATGAAATGCGGCGGCTGTGAAAATACCGTAAACACGGCCGTATCGGCTATTGACGGCGTGGTATCGGTCAAGGCATCGCACCAGGATAAGCGGGTCGATGTCGAATATGATCCGGATAAAACCGATCTCGATGAGATTGAAGATGCCATCATCGACGCCGGATTTTCGGTCGAGTGA
- a CDS encoding EAL and HDOD domain-containing protein: MTDFLIGRQQILDNKLNTFAYEVLFRGKDFDLSAKEGATCATNQVITDTILEIGLNELVGPHLAFINFTTQNLLEKTPLHLPKDRIVIEVLENVEVDTLIINNLRELSDQGYTIALDDFVLSPNWVPLLEFVDIIKLDILANSLEQTRQLIEKLKPYKLKLLAEKVETHQEFELLREWGCELFQGFFFSKPNIVEGKRLDVHQTAAIQLLAAINQEDAGFKEIGKTISQDVALSYKLLHYINSAYFSIPNKIESIQHALTYLGLREIRRWVNILTLSSMSAKPPSVLQQLLVRAKMCELLAVEIHQDRDTYFLIGLLSGLDSILDQPLETALKHLPLSHDVGSAILYKTGLAGEALQYALDYERWEIQGSTFRNIQPQRIAAIYLECIQWWSTSIYPFIR, from the coding sequence ATGACAGACTTCCTGATAGGTCGCCAGCAAATTCTGGACAATAAACTTAACACGTTTGCCTATGAAGTCCTGTTTCGCGGTAAGGATTTCGACTTATCGGCCAAGGAAGGCGCTACTTGCGCCACCAACCAGGTCATTACCGATACCATCCTGGAAATCGGCCTGAATGAACTGGTGGGCCCGCATCTGGCGTTCATCAATTTCACGACCCAAAACCTGCTGGAAAAAACCCCGCTTCACCTGCCTAAGGACCGGATTGTGATCGAAGTTCTGGAGAATGTGGAGGTGGATACCCTAATTATCAACAATCTGCGCGAATTATCCGACCAAGGCTATACCATCGCGCTGGACGATTTCGTACTGTCGCCGAATTGGGTGCCCTTATTGGAATTCGTCGACATCATCAAACTGGACATCCTGGCCAACAGCCTGGAACAAACTCGACAACTAATCGAAAAACTAAAACCCTACAAACTTAAATTACTGGCGGAAAAAGTCGAAACCCACCAGGAATTTGAATTACTGCGCGAATGGGGTTGCGAGCTATTTCAAGGCTTTTTCTTCAGCAAACCCAACATCGTCGAGGGCAAACGGCTGGATGTACATCAGACGGCGGCCATTCAATTATTAGCAGCCATCAACCAGGAAGATGCCGGATTTAAGGAAATCGGCAAAACCATCTCGCAAGACGTGGCCTTGAGTTACAAATTATTGCACTACATAAACTCCGCCTATTTTTCTATACCCAATAAAATAGAATCGATTCAACACGCCCTCACCTACCTGGGTTTGAGAGAAATCCGGCGCTGGGTAAATATTCTGACCTTATCGTCGATGTCGGCAAAACCGCCCTCGGTGCTGCAACAGCTCCTGGTCCGAGCCAAAATGTGCGAACTGCTGGCGGTTGAAATCCATCAAGATCGCGACACTTATTTTTTAATCGGCCTATTGTCGGGCTTGGATAGTATTTTGGATCAACCGTTGGAAACGGCCCTGAAACACTTACCCCTATCCCACGATGTCGGCAGTGCGATTTTGTATAAAACAGGATTGGCCGGAGAAGCGTTACAATATGCGCTGGATTATGAGCGTTGGGAAATTCAAGGCTCTACTTTCCGTAACATTCAACCTCAACGCATCGCCGCCATCTACTTGGAGTGTATCCAGTGGTGGAGCACCAGCATTTATCCTTTTATCCGCTAA